The uncultured Desulfobulbus sp. genome window below encodes:
- a CDS encoding ABC transporter substrate-binding protein, producing MNKLGSLLAALALVAMTTASAMAEKPADPLAAIKAKGVLVAGVKDSTPPFGYIDAESRKIIGYDIDFINALAKRLGVSVELKPVTSASRMPQLQEGHIDIIAATMTKNAERAKVIDFSHAYFITGQKFITKKGTVTSLKDLNGKRIGTAKGSTSEQNVTRALATAKVLSFDDYPQAFMALQQGKVTAVTTDEAILAGILAKAPNRDRFEIPNVQISVEPYGLGMRQGDSNFVDFVNKTLLEMEANGEAAAIFEKWFGEETPYKLKRTFTITAEH from the coding sequence ATGAACAAATTGGGTAGTTTGCTCGCTGCACTGGCACTCGTTGCCATGACCACGGCATCGGCCATGGCCGAAAAACCCGCTGATCCCCTGGCTGCGATCAAGGCAAAAGGTGTTCTCGTTGCCGGTGTCAAGGATTCCACGCCCCCCTTTGGGTACATAGATGCAGAGAGTCGAAAAATTATTGGCTATGACATCGATTTTATTAATGCCTTGGCAAAACGACTGGGCGTATCTGTCGAACTCAAGCCCGTTACCTCAGCCAGCCGTATGCCCCAGCTGCAGGAAGGCCACATCGACATCATCGCGGCGACCATGACTAAAAATGCTGAACGCGCCAAAGTAATCGACTTCAGCCATGCCTACTTCATCACCGGCCAAAAGTTCATCACCAAAAAGGGAACTGTCACCTCGTTAAAAGATCTCAACGGCAAACGCATTGGTACGGCCAAAGGTTCAACCTCCGAGCAAAACGTGACCAGAGCCCTTGCCACAGCAAAGGTTCTCTCCTTTGACGATTATCCCCAGGCTTTCATGGCTCTCCAGCAGGGCAAAGTTACCGCCGTCACCACCGATGAGGCCATCCTGGCCGGAATTCTTGCCAAAGCTCCCAACCGGGATCGTTTTGAGATTCCCAACGTGCAGATCTCTGTTGAGCCCTACGGTCTTGGAATGCGTCAAGGCGACAGCAACTTTGTCGATTTTGTCAACAAGACCCTGCTTGAGATGGAAGCAAACGGTGAAGCTGCAGCCATCTTTGAAAAATGGTTTGGCGAAGAAACCCCATACAAACTTAAGCGAACCTTCACCATTACCGCAGAACATTAA
- a CDS encoding amino acid ABC transporter ATP-binding protein encodes MIRFEGVHKWFKNLHVLNDIHLHIPKGEVLVVCGPSGSGKSTLIRTINQLEPIDEGRLIVDEMDLSDPKTDINSLRAEIGFVFQQFNLYPHLSVLKNITLAPIKIRKVPPKVAEEEAVALLDRVGLADKRNAYPSQLSGGQQQRVAIARSLAMKPKIMLFDEPTSALDPEMIGEVLLVMKDLATTGITMAVVTHEMGFAREVAHRVAFIDGGTILELAPPEDFFLRPQHDRAKKFLNQLLTPMHNG; translated from the coding sequence ATGATTAGATTCGAGGGAGTACATAAATGGTTCAAAAACCTGCATGTACTCAACGATATTCACCTGCATATTCCCAAGGGCGAGGTTCTGGTGGTCTGTGGGCCATCGGGATCCGGAAAATCAACGCTCATCCGGACCATCAATCAGCTTGAGCCCATTGACGAGGGACGACTGATCGTTGATGAAATGGATCTTTCTGATCCCAAGACTGATATCAACAGTTTGCGGGCAGAGATAGGGTTTGTCTTTCAACAGTTCAACCTGTACCCGCACCTCTCGGTCCTGAAAAATATCACCTTGGCACCGATAAAAATTCGTAAAGTCCCCCCCAAGGTTGCTGAAGAAGAGGCGGTGGCTCTGCTTGATCGAGTGGGACTGGCTGATAAACGCAATGCCTACCCAAGTCAGCTCTCGGGTGGCCAGCAACAACGGGTGGCGATTGCCCGCTCGCTTGCCATGAAGCCCAAAATCATGCTATTTGACGAGCCCACCTCCGCCCTTGATCCAGAGATGATCGGTGAAGTTTTACTGGTTATGAAAGATCTCGCAACCACCGGCATCACCATGGCCGTCGTTACCCACGAGATGGGCTTTGCCCGAGAAGTCGCCCATCGGGTCGCCTTTATTGATGGCGGCACCATTCTTGAGTTGGCACCACCCGAGGATTTTTTCCTGCGCCCCCAACACGATCGGGCGAAAAAATTTCTGAACCAGTTGCTCACGCCGATGCACAACGGTTGA
- a CDS encoding amino acid ABC transporter permease yields the protein MDQIFNFSVIADNFTYFMVGRFPHGPLGGLGLTIYLAVVACVLSFFGGLVLGLLSLSRSALIRYPALAFINLLRSMPLLMVIFWMYFLMPALFGKVAETQTVIMALTLFTSAYMSRIVVAGVEGIPRGQMEAALSTGLSHSQAMLYIILPQGLRNMIPSFVNQFVSLIKDTSLAFIVGVSELTHVATQINNRELAYPFEIFIFIALVYFLLCFAFTTLSRWLEQRLSWRKN from the coding sequence ATGGATCAGATCTTTAATTTTTCCGTCATTGCCGACAACTTTACCTACTTCATGGTTGGCCGTTTCCCCCACGGTCCCTTGGGTGGCCTGGGCCTGACCATTTATCTGGCGGTTGTCGCCTGTGTTCTCTCCTTTTTCGGAGGCCTTGTTCTGGGCTTATTGAGCCTCTCCCGCTCTGCGCTCATTCGTTACCCGGCCTTGGCCTTTATCAACCTGCTGCGCAGCATGCCGCTGTTGATGGTCATCTTCTGGATGTACTTTCTCATGCCCGCGCTCTTTGGCAAAGTGGCTGAAACCCAGACCGTGATCATGGCCCTGACTCTTTTTACCTCTGCCTACATGTCACGCATCGTGGTTGCCGGCGTTGAAGGTATTCCCAGGGGACAGATGGAGGCAGCCCTGTCCACCGGCCTGTCCCATAGTCAGGCAATGCTCTACATCATTTTGCCCCAGGGATTGCGCAACATGATCCCTTCATTCGTCAACCAGTTCGTCTCCCTCATTAAAGACACCTCCCTGGCCTTTATTGTCGGAGTCTCCGAGCTGACCCATGTCGCCACGCAAATCAACAACCGTGAGCTGGCCTACCCTTTTGAAATTTTTATTTTTATTGCGCTCGTTTATTTTCTGCTCTGTTTCGCCTTTACCACCCTCTCCCGTTGGTTGGAGCAACGACTCTCCTGGCGCAAAAACTGA
- a CDS encoding amino acid ABC transporter permease — MLSYHFDWSIITSGTYHDWLVSGVIVTLKLSALSIALSFIIGLLVAVMRMSTNRLVRWSAHIYLEFFRNTPLLVQIFFWYFGSYRVLPMFVNDWLNEVGFEFAAAVIALSIYTSAFIAEDIRSGVLSIPKEQMEAARSAGFSYLQSMRHIILPQAVRITIPPLINQFLNLAKNSSLAMTIGVMELTYQARQVESYTFKGFEAFTAATVVYVVISLAITFAVNMYNDRVLNIHRAK, encoded by the coding sequence GTGCTCTCCTACCACTTTGACTGGTCCATCATAACCAGTGGCACCTACCACGACTGGCTGGTTTCAGGGGTCATCGTCACCCTCAAACTCTCTGCTCTCTCCATAGCCCTGAGCTTTATCATCGGGCTACTGGTTGCGGTCATGCGGATGAGTACCAATCGACTTGTGCGCTGGAGTGCACACATCTACCTGGAATTTTTCAGGAATACTCCGCTTTTGGTCCAGATTTTTTTCTGGTACTTTGGCTCGTACCGGGTTTTGCCCATGTTTGTTAACGACTGGCTCAATGAGGTGGGTTTTGAGTTTGCGGCAGCGGTTATTGCCCTCTCCATCTACACCTCGGCTTTTATCGCCGAAGATATCCGCTCCGGCGTGCTGTCTATTCCCAAAGAACAGATGGAAGCCGCCCGCAGCGCTGGATTTTCCTATCTCCAGTCCATGCGTCATATTATTTTGCCCCAGGCGGTGCGTATTACCATTCCACCTCTGATTAACCAATTTCTCAACCTGGCAAAGAACTCTTCCCTGGCCATGACCATTGGGGTTATGGAGCTGACCTACCAGGCTCGCCAGGTAGAGAGCTATACCTTTAAGGGGTTTGAAGCCTTTACCGCGGCGACAGTGGTCTATGTGGTGATATCTCTGGCAATTACCTTTGCTGTCAATATGTACAATGACAGGGTACTCAACATTCACCGGGCCAAGTGA